In the Colius striatus isolate bColStr4 chromosome 3, bColStr4.1.hap1, whole genome shotgun sequence genome, TACAATAGTCTCTGGTGTTACTTCCCTCCAACACAGATACAACATCTCaagtgcatcaagaagagacAATGTGAACTCTTTATTACCTTCTATGCAGTCAACAAATCTCTTGATAAGGCAGTGCCTGTATTTAACTTTCAGACTTCTGATAAGTCCTTGTTTCATGGCAATACATGAAGAATAGTCTGGAGGACAGAACACTAACTTGACAGACTTTAGGTTCTTTACTTCTGTGTGAGCTGGAAGAATGTCAACAATAATCAGCACTTGTCGCTGCTGTGCTTGAAATCTGTCATCTAGTTTGTGCATCCACTGTTCAAACACTTCTGAAGTCATCCACGCCATTTCAGTCGCCTCATAATCCACAGGCAGTGACTTCACATCTTTGAAAAAGTGGggacttttgttttttcctataACAAGCAAAGGAAGTTTCTCTGAGCCATCCATATTTGTACCCAGCACTATGGTTATTCTCTCTTTGCTTAGTTTACCTACAGAACAAGTTTCCCCTTTGAATGCAAACGTGTTGTGTGGTAACATCTGATACAACAATCCAGTCCCttgtaaataaaacacattttttggCTGATaatcattgaaaaaataatgaagaccATTTTGGTACTGAAGAGTTGCAGCATCCACTGTAGAAGTGGCAGGTGCTTCTACAGGCTGAGCTCTGAAAACTAAACCGTACCTTGACTTGAAACGATCGAGCCAGCCATTACTGCATTTAAAATCACTATGTCCAAGCTTCTGGGCAAAATCATTAGCCTTGAGGCGCAACATAGGGCCGTTCACCGGCACATTCAAGCACTGCGCAATTCTGTACCACTTCATCAGTGCCTCCTCCAGGTCGGTATAAAAAGCAGTCCttagtctttttcttttaggaTCAAACCGTAAAGATTCAAAGGCTTCcaaaactttttctttattcttcatAATTGAAGACAAAGAGTTCTTCTTTATGCCATATTTAGCTGCAATATCTGCTTTCTTCTTGCCGCTCTCCACAGCACTTATGATATCAATTTTCTCTTCaatagaaatgctttttttcttcctcacaacAGGTTCGGTCGGAGGACTCCCTGAAGCCTCTGCCATGATTTCGAGTGGAGTCTTCCGGGCGCTCACACCCACACTCGGGTCTGCCTCTTTCGGCTGTGAGCGCTTTCCAGAAGCCTGGTTTTCAAGACTGCACTCTGATCTCACGGGCACGGCACTTGGCAGAGGCAGCCGCAGCTGACACACGCACAGCAAAGCTGCATTCCGCGCACCCTTTGGCCGGCGCTGAGCAGAGGGGCTAGAAACGAACCTCAGGCCTGAGAGAACCCGCCCGCCTTCTAGGCTGAGGGCTAGAAACGGCCGCCACCGTAACAGCGACCAGTGTACGCCCCGCACCCGCGCCCCGCAGCCTGCCCTCACTGGAGCCGCCGCCTCATCCCGCACCGCCGGCGGAGGCAGCGAGAAGGGCCCCGGCGCCGCCCTCCCCGGCTCTCGGCATCCCCGTGGCCCGCCGAGACCCGCATCCAGCGGCCGCCGCCGAGCGGTATGAAAACACAAGCGCCGGCAGGAGACGCGCACagggccgagccgagccgggcagggccgggggggcggccgcggcccTGGTTGCTACGCCTACGCCCCGGCGGGCAGAGACCATAGAGATGCGCGCCGCAGCCTAGAGAGGCCCCTGCCCGTCGCGCCTTCCCGGCGAGGCCGCCGACGTCGCCTTTCCGGCCAGGCACTTCCGGCTCCTGCTGCTACcggagaggaagaaaataaagtcaGAGAGGGGGTGCACCCGTTTGTTTCGGCTGGttcctttccccccctcccctccccgccgcctTCCCTTCTCAGCACGACGCCCCCCAAAGCCGCAGCAGCGCCGCCGGCAGGTGAGAGGCGGACCGGGGCCGAGGCAGGGGCAGGCCGTTGGGCCCGGGGTTCGAGTCGGGCAGCAGAGGGGTGGAGAAGGCCGCGCTTTACCTCACTTCGCCTCCCATTTCGTCCCATCCTACGTGTCACGCTACGGCAGCGGTCTCCGCTGTTTCCCCGGCAGCCCTGCGTGGCCTTGGCAGCGGCGTGGGGCGAGGCCGCAGTCCTTAGCGGGGCCCACCTCGGTGCTCCCCcttccagctccatcctgccCGCCGCCCGAGGTGCCGTCAGGGGAGTGCGGTGCGGGTTGGGGCCTGCCTATTTCCTCGCCTCTGGGTTTACGGCGGGATTTCTGGTCCGGGTAGTGGTGTGCACCCAGAAAAAGCAGGCAGAGCCTGAGCTTGGTAGAGGTAGGTATcatgagagagaaaggaaacctgttggcagaggaagaaaactctAAAATTTCATGCCCCTGGGACTTATTCCCCGCCCTGACAATTACTGTTTTAAGTGTACCAATTTGTCTTTTGCAGTTGGATTACTGTTCTTATAAAATGAGAACACTGTGGTGGTGTGTGACTAGCAGGTGTTGCATCCGGTGTTATTTCCAAACTAGAAGCAATTAATCCAGTGTTGCTTATAGTACATGTCCAGTCTATCATTTAACAGAAACCCCCTCACGGCCTTTCCTCATGCATCCCCTGAACTGGATGTAGTTTCAGTGTCTAATGTGTGCTCTTTATGCTTGGTGGAACTGGTAACAAGGAGTCAGTACTTGGAGTCAGCAACGTTGTTACCAAGTGGTGATTTTCTAGAAAAGATAACAGAAGGGTTATTTTGTAGGGCTGGAGAAAGATGTCATTTGATTAGCACAATTCCAAAACTAATCAACTGCCTAAAGCATATGTATGCTATGTATTAATGTATATACATGTACAGTTAAACTGTAAGGCGTAAGTAATAGAGAGGAACACTAAACTGGAAGAACTAGAAGCTGAGGCAACATCTTGATCAGTCGCTTCCTTCTGTGTTAGTAGAAGTTGAAACTATAATGAGAGCCCATGCTTTAACTGTTCTGGGGATGAGCAAAGCATTGAAGGCATGTGGAGGTTAGCGGCAGCCCAGTTCTTCAGTCCTTACTTGCATCGTGCCTTGGAACTTTGAACTTACTTAGATTTTGCAAGTTGGGCAGCCAGGGAATTTTAAGAGCATAAAAATGAAACTATGGTGTGATTACAACAGAAAGTATTTATGATAtagttcttatttttaaaaaataatcttgacTATTGAACTGGAATTGGCCATAGTGTTCTTagttaaaaatagaaatcaagaaaataaatgttaaatgaTTATTTTCCTCtggcattttaattttttatggCATTGCAAAAACTTCTTGCTTCTTTCTTCAGTGAATTAATAAGATGGGGTTTACTACATGCTTTTGTTGTTATTTGGACAGAAAATATCTTGCTTTTACCCTATTGGTAATGCGTTTCAGTGAAGGAGCTGGTGCATTCTGCTTAGAAAAATAGCTGTAATGGTTGAGAATCCTATGGTTCTTGTTTCTGAGACCAGAAGTTATTTGCTCAAGGAGTCTAACTATATTAAGACTAAACCTCTTattcaaaattaatttgttGTTGATGATATTTAATTAATACTTCTTTGAATGAGCAAATATTAATTTGCCTTTTTTATGAAAAGTCCATAAGTGTGCTTTTATGATTACTCATTATAATTGGCTCAATGTTTCTGAAGTCCTCATCCTAAGAGGAAGCTTAATATTCTGtttaaacatttttgctttgctttgctttttactttGCCAGTTGAAAAAGTGATATGTATGTCCCCAGGGCTTAGAAACTGTACGTTTTAATTGATGGTGAGCAGAACTTCAAATGACTGGGGTTGTAATCTGATATGCGTTTAAGGTTGCTTTGCCATGGGGGGAGgattctgttttgtctctgttcTACTCTAGTGCACTCCTTGTGTGGATTTGTAGAATTGGACTAGTGGGTAAAAAAGGAAATCCGGAGAGACAGGAGTGATGAGGGCAAGGTTTCAGGTTCAGATTCTTGTCAGAATATGCATCAAGTGTGTTTTTTCCAAGCAGAAAAACTCTGAGCTGTTGTAATTGCAGCTGATGGTAACAAATATCCTGGTACACTGAACCTGTCATGTTCTAAAGTTGTAGCtacttcagtgaaaaaacaATAAATAGTGCAGAATCCACAGCATTCTGAAGACTAGCAAATTCCTAGAAAGAAGGGCCCTTTTCTCAGACACCTGCAAGAAAAAATCAGGAGCTACTGAGACAGACAAGTCTATATGCAATCTTAAATAGAAGTAATATATCTATGTAGAAGCTATGTTTGCCATAATTTCACATGAATGTCTTAACTTCTGAATCTTTGTAAATATGTTGAAAATTTTTGTCCTTATATCTAGCATTTAATGTTTGCAATAGAAGCAGTCATCAGGAATCCTGTAGTTAAACTAGAATGTGCAGTTAAGCTTTTTACAAAAGCTACCTTTCAATCTACGATTTTCTCCTTACACTTTAAAGTGTGGTCCTCCAGAGCTATGATGATACTGCTTACAGGAAAGTAATACTATGCCAAAAAAATGGAGGGAAGGAAGTTGTAACACAATGgtgaattaatttttatattaagTAATTAATTATGCGGTAAGTTTGCATGAGTTTGTGAGATGATTCTTGCCTCTAGAGTAGATTATTAAGAGTTCCTAAGGCtatcaataaaatatttttgctgcttaTAGCATTTGATAGTTTTAAACAGCATTACTATGGTTTGTAAGTTTGCGTGTGTGGTACAAACATTAATTCCAGGATCACTAATGTGATAAAACTGAGGTACAAATGGTCTAAACCAAGACTGCATTACAAGATGATAAATTTATCTTCTTGTTCAAGCAACAGAGCAAAGAAACCACTTATTCTTCTAGTTCATAATGGAAGCTTTTTATCTACTCAGAAACAAGTTGTTAAGCAGAGAGGTTGTTTTCAACAACAAGCAAAGTTTGGACAGGACTGTGGGACAACAGCACCTCTGCTCTCTGGACTTTCATATTCAAAAGAGTTACAGAAAATTAAGAAGGATATATAAAGAAgttatactttttttcttaattacttCAAAAAGATTCTTATGTTGGTTGGAGAAAAATATAGCTTCATTCAGTGGTGGCCCTGAATTAATTACTTTTCCGGAGAAAATATGTGATTGGTTTTCCAAAGTGAAGTAGTAGGTTATCAAATGTAATATGATGTAGATTGTTCTGTTTCTCAGGCCTTTGTGTCCttattttaattcctttgaCATGCGAGCTGCTTATCTTAttagggtgggtttttttctttaattgaagTGTTTTATGGCTTaggaaatataaatattttataaatctAAATAGTGATCTctctatagaatcatagaattgttatggttggaagagagctttaacattgagtccagccactaacctcataCAGCCAAGtgcatcactaaactaaatcctgttccctcagcacctcatctacatgtcctTTCagtatctctagggatggtgactccaccacctccctgggcagcccattccaatgcatAATAATcctcttagtgaaaaagttcttcctaatgtccaatctaaacctcctctggtggaacttgaacccatttccttgggttcttatttttcttaatcTGATATGTGGCTGAACATGTGTAAGATGGTGCAAGACTTAATGAAGTTATGTGTGATTTTACTCACTATTGACATACTATTTGTTTGTTAATGACTGATTGTCCCATCCTCTCAAACGACTGACTGAGTTGCAGTGTCACTTGTAGTTGCCAACtgtttaaaatcaaatttaGACACTTTTAAAAGCTATATTTGGTATGtaattctatttttttgtgCTTGCTGTAGTTGTTTATTTCTTGTATATGTGCTCAGTGTTATTGACTGGCTTTGGCTGtgtaagttattttttttttttcttgagaatgTAATTAAAGGGATTCTGTTTCTTGTTAGGTGTAACAGACTAAAGAGCTTACAGGTTCCAGTGGCTTAGCATCAATATAATCTTGCAATGTTTTGGATAACTGTCGTGTCTTAACAAAACTGTGGTCTTTGCAATGGTAGGATACAGTTAGTGTATTATTGCACGTGACTTTATCATCTGAAGAGCCTTGTTTGACCTCCTGGGTTTTATGTTGCAAGCTTACCTATCTGTACAGGGAACATTGCTTTAGCAATGGAAGTTTATTTTAGACCGTATTCCTAGTCTTGGTTAGATTTTTGATAGATTTTTGAGAGCTAAAGATATGGTCAGCCTCAAAAGAGGgatgtttttcttcactttaGCAGAACTTGtggaagaaacattttctgaaagctTACTTGGGTTGCTAAGGTGCAACATCCAGCTCCTTTCACGTTAATTAATGCATGCCAAacctattttattttcagatatgTCAGAACACAGCAGTGAATCCACAACACTTGATGAATCTCATCCAGCTGCAGAAGAAGTCCAGTCTGACTCTGAGGTGATTGGGTGGTAGTTATAATACTGTAAAATCAACCAATCCCAGCAACAGTTTCAGACTGCCAAAAATTTGCATATAAATAGCACATTGAACGTAGTATGGTGATAGGAGTTGATGCACATTATCTTGAATGTGTGGGATTGGTTTTTAGATGCTGCTTAGAATAATCCAATTAGTTCATAAGAAAGGATTACTTGAACCAGTAGTCTTTTGATGTGCTCCAGCAGGAGCCTGCAGT is a window encoding:
- the TIGD4 gene encoding tigger transposable element-derived protein 4, which encodes MAEASGSPPTEPVVRKKKSISIEEKIDIISAVESGKKKADIAAKYGIKKNSLSSIMKNKEKVLEAFESLRFDPKRKRLRTAFYTDLEEALMKWYRIAQCLNVPVNGPMLRLKANDFAQKLGHSDFKCSNGWLDRFKSRYGLVFRAQPVEAPATSTVDAATLQYQNGLHYFFNDYQPKNVFYLQGTGLLYQMLPHNTFAFKGETCSVGKLSKERITIVLGTNMDGSEKLPLLVIGKNKSPHFFKDVKSLPVDYEATEMAWMTSEVFEQWMHKLDDRFQAQQRQVLIIVDILPAHTEVKNLKSVKLVFCPPDYSSCIAMKQGLIRSLKVKYRHCLIKRFVDCIEGNKEFTLSLLDALEMLYLCWREVTPETIVKSCNEAGFKLETNENSNDPEVECDFDLIAHAEAAGVEFPEGLSLEEYAALDDGLVTHEMPVNNERMCTKECTPDKAGTSVDNEDEDKSGRFQGAEQPLPSKNEALNAVDTLRKFLRSQATDDSLHDSLADLENFIQHIASK